AAACTCATCGATAAAGATGACAGCTTCCTCCAGGTTTCGTGCCTTTTCCATTATCATACGCAGGTTAGCGCCCACCCTTTCGGTTCCGTCAACCATCAGCATGCTTGGAGCAATTTCAATGAACCACCAGGAAAGGACCCCGGCTATTGCTCTGGCAAAATGAGTTTTTCCCGTACCGGGAGGTCCAAAAAAAATAATAGTCTTGGGAGGAACAACCCCATGCTTTTTCGAAAGATCTCGCTCTGTCAACGGGAGTATGATTTTCCTCTGAACTAACTGTTTTGGAGGCTGCGAATCGGAGATGGTATCCCATATTTCTTTTCTGCTGGTCTGAGCTCCCATCTCATTCAGGATGTCCCTCCGCTTATAGGCCAAGTATTCCTCACTTGCCTGCTCCATATTTTCGAGAAAATCGGTGCATGCGACCCGCAAGCCAACATCCCGACCAAGCTTTTCAGACATGAGCCATTTATGCTGCAAAATTTTCGGCCATAGGTCAGCGGCAGCATCAGGATCAAATTTTGTGCCGCTTATCTCAAATATTCTACTCGCACGTAACTCGGGTGCTAATGTCTCTGTTAAGTCTTTGTTCATACTCAAAAGATCTTCAGCCATTTCAACTCACCTTCAAGTTCACAATCTTGGAAACAAAAACAAACATTCATCTCCACCTTGTAAGGTCATTACAACCATCATAAAGTCGATTTACCAATATGACAGAAATAAAAAAACCACCAAGACTCTAAAGAGCATGGTGATCGCCTTTGCACTTCAAATTGTTATACCTCAACTTTAACTGTACCATACTGACTAAAAACCATTATAAGGCACAGGATACAAAAAAGCAATACTTTACTATTTACGCAAAGTCAGGGCATATTTCATTATATTTCAATAATTTATTCACACTCCGATAAAGCGGTCATCTGGTCGGAAATGATACGTAACCAATATAGTGCCTTCGCTTGCAAAAAATTTTGCAGACATATGCACAAGATGATGGTTGATACTTTTTATCAGCACTATTTCCTGTTTTTATCTGATTGTAGATTTCAGTCAATAAGGATTACTGTTTAAAAGGCTGGATCTCTATCAAAATTGCCGGATGCTTTGTTACAGGAAGACATAAATAAGGAAACGGGATAAATCCATCCCATAAATTGCGTACAGAGAACCAATATCGTAACATCGTCGTCAATTTTACAGTTTAGGAGAGCTGCTTAGTACGTAACAAAATGAACTTAACTGGAAACGATTACAATATGTCGTCACAGGTTATCGTAAAACTTTCAATCTCTTCACCAGAAGCGCACCCGAAAAGGGCAAAGAAAAGAAGAAAAAGAAGAAGAAATCCGAAACAGACGAATAGACAAGAGCAGGAAAGAGAGAAAGGCTGGTCGGGTCTCAACATTTGACCGGGAGCGCGCCCGCAAGTCCCGCCCTGTGGGCGGGGAGCTTCACAAATTACTGTGCTAATTGTTGAATGTTGAAACCTTACCCCGTTTGTTTCTCTGATTAGCTATTTGCTCTTTTTCTTTTCCTGCTTTGCCTGCCTCTTCTCTTTGGCTGTTTTCTGTGGTTTTTTCTTCTCCTGTTTTTTTGCATCTTCTGATTTGGCCATGCCGTTTTCCTCCCTTTGTAGCTTCATGATGTTGCGTTGCTGTCATTTGTTGCCGTCAGGCAAAGACAGGCATCGGGTTACCTTTAATAACGAAATTTAGGGGACAGCATATCTATTTTCCGAAGAAAAGAGACAAGAATATGTATACTGTCCCCCGAATACGAATATGTACCCGCGTGTCTTACCAATTACGAATTATTGCCCGACATTCCGTCGAAAATGTTAAAGACGTATATACGGTAAGCATCATCAGTTTAATCTTCTTTTTCGCCACCGGGCATAAGAGTGCGCAGGATATCCTCCTTGCCTATAATACCGACCATCTTACCTTGATCCATGACAGGCAAAGTGTGTATGTTGTTCTTCACCATCAGTGTGGCAATGTTTTCCAGGCTGGTCTCCGGATCAACCGTTACAGGATTAGGGGTCATGGCTTCTGCTACCGTGATGGCAGCCATTTTCTTTACTTCTTTCTCAATATTTTTATGGGAACTTAAAGGAATAACACTGTCGAGCAGAATGAAGAAAGAAGGCAGGGGAATCTCTCTTTGCTGGGCAATCAGGTCATCCTGACAAATAATTCCCACCAAACGATTATCTTCATCAACTACAGGTAAACCATTAAAGTGGTATTTAAGCATCAACTTCGCGGCCTGAACAATTCCCGTTTCGGGACGAACTGTAATTACCTCTTCTGTCATAAAATCCTTGGCTTTAAGCATTTATTCTCCCCCTTGCCATAAAAACAACTTTCAAGTCTATTTTGATAAATTTTACCTTTGATTTCTTATAAAGTCCACTATTGATTTTACGAACAGAGCTGAGCTTGTCTTGAAGAAATGTTACTCCCGACCCAATCGGAAATGACAAAGACAGCAAAACGTTTTCTTGCTTGACCACTGTTCATCTCTCCAATATACTTCTTGATTCAAAAGGATTTTATTGTCAACTTAGATGATTCTGTTGAT
This portion of the Syntrophales bacterium genome encodes:
- a CDS encoding AAA family ATPase codes for the protein MAEDLLSMNKDLTETLAPELRASRIFEISGTKFDPDAAADLWPKILQHKWLMSEKLGRDVGLRVACTDFLENMEQASEEYLAYKRRDILNEMGAQTSRKEIWDTISDSQPPKQLVQRKIILPLTERDLSKKHGVVPPKTIIFFGPPGTGKTHFARAIAGVLSWWFIEIAPSMLMVDGTERVGANLRMIMEKARNLEEAVIFIDEFEEIAGSRDEASRIDKSITNEFLKQVPLLKNQGNNILFICATNYIRQLDAALLRPGRFDCIIPVGGLNEDERKTILGNYLSKLHTGEIDLERIIKKMTSQFTPADMEYLFQQVAQFAFEQELATKRDYWVTTETIFEIMPKIHPSLTDKIIEEFEKDSITYSRV
- a CDS encoding CBS domain-containing protein, whose translation is MLKAKDFMTEEVITVRPETGIVQAAKLMLKYHFNGLPVVDEDNRLVGIICQDDLIAQQREIPLPSFFILLDSVIPLSSHKNIEKEVKKMAAITVAEAMTPNPVTVDPETSLENIATLMVKNNIHTLPVMDQGKMVGIIGKEDILRTLMPGGEKED